The following are encoded together in the Humulus lupulus chromosome 5, drHumLupu1.1, whole genome shotgun sequence genome:
- the LOC133779943 gene encoding endochitinase A1-like: MKTRGCVSSSKSVKPQQETLPESVPTATLSVPASIPAISPTPGRRSKTTARKKVLALSGPISSSVLGASSKGVTFTNLDAEPIPASAVSLASPKGQIKAKPALATSQSKSTSTEDVSVSSDHDSESSLSPDVLTPKAKGKRKSKAVGSKKGKRAKVEKSKGTSSIYDSSPLSRFKLKANINPPPCTSSEDLSPETEDSQPELDPSLTEPNPEVPLDDLAEETDSEEDPSEASPVASNPKGTTPLAFPELSSKLAKQKGAPIRTSEDQVLSELVIYKLLDSQRPLKKSHETLTSPLVGPTYTVKDDHPPSTTWKVKGINLAGPASRNVVTEALAVPTDFAAV; encoded by the exons atgaagactcgaggCTGTGTTTCATCTTCCAAGTCCGTGAAGCCTCAGCAGGAGACACTTCCTGAATCTGTTCCCACTGCCACTCTTTCGGTCCCAGCATCAATCCCTGCTATCTCTCCTACTCCAGGGCGTCGTTctaaaaccacagcaagaaagaaggttcttgctctttctGGTCCTATAAGTTCATCAGTTCTTGGTGCTTCTAGCAAAGGAGTTACGTTCACGAATTTGGATGCTGAGCCAATTCCAGCCTCGGCGGTTTCACTCGCCTCTCCCAAAGGTCAAATAAAAGCCAAACCGGCCTTGGCAACTAGTCAGTCCAAATCAACTTCCACTGAAGATGTGTCTGTTTCCTCTGATCATGACTCTGAATCCTCACTATCACCTGATGTGttgacacccaaggcaaagggcaaacgTAAGTCCAAAGCTGTTGGGTCGAAGAAAGGGAAAAGGGCCAAAGTGGAAAAATCTaaaggtaccagctccatctatgattcatctcctttatctcgTTTTAAATTAAAGGCCAACATCAATCCTCCCCCATGCACCTCATCGGAGGATCTCTCTCCCGAGACGGAAGACTCTCAGCCTGAGTTGGACCCTTCTTTGACCGAGCCAAATCCTGAAGTTCCTCTTGATGATTTGGCTGAGGAGACTGACTCTGAAGAAGACCCATCTGAAGCCTCTCCTGTTGCATCGAACCCAAAAGGCACCACTCCATTGGCATTTCCCGAATTGTCTTCCAAACTTGCGAAGCAAAAAGGTGCTCCTATCcgtacctcag AGGACCAAGTTTTGTCTGAACTG gtcatttacaaacttttggactctcaacgTCCTCTGAAGAAGTCTcatgagaccttgacttctcccCTGGTTGGTCCCACCTATACAGTCAAAGATGATCATCCTCCATCCACAACTTGGAAAGTCAAAGGAATTAATCTTGCTGGTCCTGCTTCTCGAAATGTTGTGACCGAAGCTCTTGCTGTCCCGACTGATTTTGCTGCTGTCTAG